The Calypte anna isolate BGI_N300 chromosome 1, bCalAnn1_v1.p, whole genome shotgun sequence region aaacaaagcaccaaCCTACTAGAGACAAAATGAGAGTAATTTACTGATGCCTGACTGGCTTAGCAGGAAACCTACTTTCCATAGTGGGTAGAGCATGAGTATGTTAGTCTGTACTAAGTGAATCAGCAAACAGAAGTAGCTTACATAGAATTTAGTTGAAATTTGGCTTAATatatctgctttttatttatctttacaTTTTCATAATGTTGGAGTCAGTAtataatgataaataaataatgaaagccTAAATAATTTGTAGGTGTTACAGTAAAGTTATGGTTCTTAATCGCTTGCTGAGGAAAAATTTTTATTGCTGAAGTCACATGAAAAACAGTTCTCTTTTTCTGATCAGAGAAACTACTAAAGCATTATTTTAAGTACCTATTAAAGTTTGGGTACTTCAAATCACATAATAATGTATTTGTTTATTAACCTGCATGAGATATTGAATATTAATCTTAGAATATTAGAATTAGAACAGGCAATGCAGTTCTGACAGCTTGCTTATTATGCTGAGAATAAGTAGATTCCTGTCGTATATGACTTAAACATCTAAAACTTGTTATTTCTTCCCCCAGGTTTGAAGAGCAGAAGCATGCTTTCCGCTGAGAGTCACCCTACCACTTGTGATACAGAATGTCTCTAAGTGAGAAGAATAGTGTGGTTTTTGCATATGAATCCTCAGTGCACAGTACCAATGTACTTCTCAGTCTCGATGATCAGAGAAAGCAAGATATTCTTTGTGATGTTACTATTTTAGCGGAGGATCAGCGATTTCGGGCTCACAGAGCTGTGCTTGCTGCTTGCAGCAGTTACTTCCTTTCAAGAATTGTGGGCCAGGTGGATGCTGATCTTATCATCACTTTACCGGAAGAGGTGAGTGTCACTCCCTTCTGCATTTTACCTGCCAGTGCTTCTAATCTGGTTTGTTCCATTTGGTTGTAAAATAGGTGCGTAAATGCTAGGTAAAGATAAGGGAATTAAGAACTAAGGGAACTTAATGTCTAAGTTGCAAAGCTGCCGCTGGCTGAAGTAAAGGCTTGATAGAGCAGAGTGTATATCACAGTCTGAAGATAGGGAATGCTGTCTTGAAAAAGATATAGGGGAGATCTTttcaattaattaaatattacttttaaaataagtcaCCTGTTTCAAAGCATGCGAGTTTTCCAAGAGTAGGCCTTAAATGGTAAAGAGGTACTGCAGAATTAGTCCTCCTGTTTGAAATGAGGATACTTTCGCAGTAATGAATGAACAAATTTAAAGCTTAAAATGATAATACCTTTAAATCAGCATTGTGAAGATTTGGTGTTGTATGGTTGAGTACTACAGTTGTGCTTATATTCCTTGCTTGCTGGTgtcaattttctttctactcaGCTCCCCCTCCTTTTTACACACAttagcagccttttttttccccctacagCATTTTTGTACTTTTAAGACTGAGAAAATGTAttgcaattactttttttaggttggttttttaCCCCTAAAATACATGATCTTGAGTAAGATTAAATTCAAAGTTATTCAGTAGGAATGAACCAGAACTTGACAtccatgggaaagaaaaatcattattaCGTATCTGACACATCTAAGGTGTTTAAAGACTCAGTTTGGTATTTATTCAAAAGGCATAAGGCAAGCAAgtgactggattttttttatatgaaatgcTGTGCTTGTAGATGAAAAGTGAAGGCCCCCAAGTGCTGTGTGTCCAGTTGTAGCAGGAATCTGAACTGTTTAATGTGAAATAATCTATGGAGGAAGAATGCTTAGGGATTCAAAGTGATGACTTGGATTAGAAGAGGAAGAGGACTGGCATGTAAAACTTAAAATGTTAAAGAGAGAATTTTGCTTTAGTATTATGGAGAAAAATTGAATATTAGAAGAGTAAGAAATGTGTTTCAAAgttggagaagggaaaaatagtCTCTGTGCAAGTCAACAGTGTTCCAATGAACctgtgaagaaaaacagaggtaAAAGGGACCAGACTTTGTAAAGAAAGTGAGGAACTGATACTACAATGTAGATTTAAGGGGACTTTTAATGTAATTTAGTGTTACTGATGTAAGAACTGAATATACTGATGCAATAAGGAAAAACAGTACCAGTGAATCTCATTGTAATAGTTTGATCTGATCACTTGGTAAAAGTATTTGAAGACTCAGCAATTTGAGCTTCTCTTCTGGGAACTGttaagtattattttaaaatgagtcAGTTTTTGAAGTTACATGTTTAAGAGATGCAAACACTGATCACATGTTTTGACATGTGGTATTTTTAAAACGTCTTAATAATACAAAGTATTTGAAGTTTAAAATGAAAGGCACCAGTCCACAGTCTGAgattccaaaatatttttggaataCAGttgttcatatatatatatatatatatagttagaGTAATTAATGACATCTTGGTGTTGTTCTGTATtgttttgttgggatttttttgtcagCATTTTCAAGACTTAGACTTTAACtccaaatataaataaatttaaattgtaAATAGTTTTTAGGTTTATAGGTCAGTCAGACTAAATCTTTCTAGCTTCTGTCTTGTTTGAGGATATCCAGCTAGAAATGTAAGACAAAGTGAAAGGAGTAtagaactgggtttttttgtctcttcatcttttcagtttttaacagtagGCATTTCTACCTTACATAGAGAAACTGTGCAGTTTTGAAATGttctatttttcttgttttcttttatgaaagTAATCTTCCTGTAAACCTACTTAAATTGTTTATTGACTGGAATTAAGTTTAAAGACTTCATGCCAGTTTATGGCTAAGCTGTCATTTACAACCCCCCTCCTGACACTACTACAGATGAATTAATATGGCAGTGTAATCAGTAGTTTCCTCTCTGATTCTTGATTAGGCAACTATTCTTTGCTAAAAACATATTATAATGATGGAAGTGTTCAGTTAAAACTACCTACTACAAAGAGGCTTTAAACTGAgaatgattttgttttggtgtcCTGTTTTCTGTACAGGAGAAAAGGCTAGGTGGCTATAGTAATAAATTATCATGTGTGGTCAAATTCCATTATTTCAAACCTTTTAATATCAGTGATGCATAAGATTGAGCAAATAACAGTAGTTGTTCTTTAAAGAGTTAACTGTTAAATACTGGCAGCATTTTGATATTACTCTAGAGTAGTTCATGTGCAACTTGGGTTTGAAAGGTACCTCTGTAAAGTTGAAGTCCAACTACTGGTTTTCAATGCACAGcagtatttttcacttgttAGTACTGTATTGTCAGAATGTTTTATTAAGAGATAAGAGCACAAGGAAGATAATTACCTGAGAATGTACAGGAGAAAATAGTATCAGAAGATTTGTTTCAGAATGAGCATGAAACAAATCTTGCTTCAGAAATGAAAGTAGAACTGCTTTTGTCTTTTACTGTATCCTGCTGGTGTGGTTTGCTCACAAATAAATTTGGATCCTGTGTTTCTTAAACTCATTTGCCatactaatttttatttttttttttaataggtgaCACTTAAAGGATTTAGTCCTTTGCTTCAGTTTGCGTACACAGGTAAACTCATTTTGAACAAGGACAATGTGTCTGAAGTTTGCAAATGTGCTGAATTTTTGGGTGTACACAACATTGAAGAGTCTTGCTTTCAGTTTCTCAAATTCAAATTTTTGGACTTTAAATCAGATCACCTGGAATGTCCTAGGAAGAAGTGTTGTACACAGCGTTGTCGGAAAGCAAACCCTAAAATCAGCAACGTGGATGATGGAGACCTAGAAATAGATGATGAAGCAGAAGAACTTTTAGAAAAGGAATATATTCAAACTCCTGACACAAAGCTTtgtaaagatgaagaaaatgctAAATCATCACCTGCTGTCCAAGATAACGCCAATCTAACATGTGATCCTGGGCATTCAGAAAGGGGTAGTGTTTCCAGTTTACCTTCCCAATGCCCAAAGTATAGGAAGTTCCAGAAAGCTTTTGGAAATGACAAAGTTCATACTTCAGAGTCCAGTTCCAATATTAAAGACATTCAGGTGCCACCAATTGCAGCTTTGCTTGAGAAAGAAGTATCTGATCATGATGGGATGCAAAAAGCTCAGGAGTGTATACCTTTGCAACTGGTCTCCAAATGTGAAGAGACTCAGGTAAAAatggaagaaggggaagagggcattgagaaaaaggaagactCAAGGAGAGATTGTGTGACCCAGAATGTTTCAAGTCCTGTGGAGAAAATGGATCTAGCTGCTTTAcccccaaaccctgctgcaCCTCATGGACTCAATCCTGTGTCTTTTTTACATACTTGTGAGCAATATGGTAACTTTAATTTTGGTAATATACAAAACAACACAGTCTTAGCTGAAAAAACTCTATCAGGTACTGGAATTGGGAATGACAAAATGGAAAGTAAAGGTGACACACCTTCAAACAGTGATTTGTGCGCTAGGGAAGCCACTAACATTACGACAGCTGGTGATCGAAGCAGTGTGGAGAGAGAGGTAGCAGAACACCTAGCACAAGGGTTCTGGAGTGATATTTACAGCACAGAAGCCTGTCAAATACATCTACCACCTGCAGTTCCAAAAGAGCGTTTGGAGCCAGTATATTCAGGGAAAAAATCAGAGTGTCCATGGCTGGGTATCAGGATCAGTGAAAGCCCTGAACCTTGTTCTCAGCGAACTTTCACAACATTGAATTCTGTCAACTGCCCCTTTATAAGCAACCTTAGTACTGAAGGATGCTCCAACAGCTCTGAAATAAGCAGTGGAGAATATGTTCAGGGTCAGCAACAAGAACAGTGTCCCTATAATTATGTGATAAGTTTAGGAGAGGATTCAGAAACGGACACCGAGGGAGACAGTGAATCCTGTTCAGCAAGAGAGCAAGAATGTGAGGTAAGAACATCCTGGGGTATCCTTTGCTTCCCTGTCTTTTAGGGGTCTATTCAAATACCTaattctcagtcttttttttcttggtttgttttgttgcttacttgtttgttttagtttggttttgtggttgttgGTTTATATGAAAGATGACTGTTCATTCAGGGATacttaaaaaatactgttttgttgGATATTGAGGTGGTAGATGCTTATGtctcttctcatttttctggAACATCTTTATCAGAAGTGATTGTGAAATTTTAAACCAAGGCCAGGCAAGGGGAGttctttagatattttttttatcatcttgaTGTTCTTCAATTAAACTTAACCTTAACTTCTTGGAATCTCTAAAGGAACTTAACAGTTTTCTTGGTACCAGTTTTACTgtacaatgaaaataaatttttcaaaatggcTTCAGTAGCTATGTATTCAAGAGTGCTTTAATAATACTTCTTTCATTAAAACGGAGGTTATGTTTGTTCCTCCAACTGCAGAATTACTTGGCACTTTATGTAATTCCTTCATAGTGTTTCAGACAGATGCCATATATAACTAGTCTAATTCTTAAAGATTTTCCTATGTACCTTGATTGATTTCTGTCACAGTTCTTAAAAACTGTAGAATTGCAGTGTAACTCTGTATGCGATGGATTAtttaatataatgaaaattCATTTGTTGTGAAAACActaggtttctttttcttattattttcaaGATGCAGGGCCTTATtgtctttaaataaatgtaagcTAACATCCATATAGAAAGTTGGCAGGCCAGAACTGATTAAATACATTCTTTACATTACAAAGAAATAGATGGTGTCATTGCTGAGGTCAAtactctgttcttttttcctatttgtcaCCAGTGGTGGCCAAACACAGATGTGGTTCCTCTATTatctttttaaactaaattcAGATCTCTGACCAAAGCAAGGTAACATAGTCTACTACttaatatattcatatataagGATTGAAAATAAAGTATCTTTAGTCAGATGCCTCATAAAAATGTGGCAATTACTTTGTAAAGGTAAAGATGTTCTTTAGTATTAATCAGGACTTCATGATCTATGCATGTTTTCAGAAGCTCCTGCTTCTGAAACTCAGGTGTACAGACAGTGGAGAAAGCCCAAtgccctctcttctccagcatTAAGAACTAGAAGGCAAATATTGTAACTTCTGTTTTAAGTAAATATCTGTTTCAAATTaacttttcctgcagaaaactAAAGGTATAAAAATAGAGGATATAGTTTTAGTAGCAGGTTAGGGGAACTTTTAGACTCTTGTTGGTGGTTCTGGACACTTACTTTGTGTACTGTCTaatcataaattattttccaagaGTGTATCACCTAATCATTTGCTGCATGCATATATAGATTTCATTCTACTCCAGATGTGCTTCAGAGAATCAGGTGTAAATGTGCAAAGTACTCAGATATTTCACCCATGTCTGAACTCATCTAGTTGAGATCCCTGGATTTTATCCACCTTACTTGATAGCTGTATTAGCTTGCTCTTGTCTCTGAAGTTTAGGAAGAAAGATGGGTTATGTACTGTAGaatgctgaaaatgaaaacttgaaCTGGCCTGTTGGTGCTTGTGTATATCAGTTTCACCTTTGATTTACAACTGTATCTTATATTCTAGGTTAAACTGCCATTTAATGCGCAAAGGATTATCTCGCTTTCCAGAAATGATTTCCAGtcatttctgaaaatgcatAAATTAACCCCTGAACAAGTGGACTGTATTCATGATATCCGAAGACGAAGTAAAAATAGAATTGCAGCACAGCGATGTCGTAAGAGGAAACTTGACTGCATACAAAATCTTGAATCTGAAATTGAAAAATTGGTACGTATAAATACTCATTATTGTTGACTCGAGTCTTTCTCTAAACACTCGACTGGACATCTGGCACTAGTTTGAGAATGAGGTGTTTTACTACTTTTCCCATTTGAGCTTagattttctgtctctttcgTAAACACATATTCCCTTCTGTGGAGTTATTTTCATTCAAGTAAAAGTGCATCACAGCATAATTTTTGGTGAATAGTGTTTCTGAAGTCTGTTGTTATGGGGCTTAATTGTACAGACTGATATCCCAACCATCATCCCACTCTACTTTGTTTCTacctcttccctctttcttgccttgtgcttttcttcttgcagctCGTGGTATTGCTCATGATCAAGATTACCATATGCCATTGTTGTGTATATATTGTTCTTCTAACATATCAACATAGGCTGGTGGAATGTTTCCTGAGTCTTGAATCCTAAAAATGAGACCCTTACAGAAAGGCAAAAGGTACAGCATAACTCAGGAAGCTGCTTGCCTTTTTAACAGCTATATCAAGATTGTAGCTGAGGAATTGATGCATCCAGTGTTCTCTGCAACCATCTGCTAATGTAATTTTGCCTTCTTAAAAGGCAGTaaacacataaaatatttttaacttagAGAAATGTGGATAATCTGAAGTTCACAATAATCATGAATGGttattttctggtctttttttctgaCGGGCTCATCTCTGTTTCATGGTTGATCATACCATGTTCACTAAATAGTCCAATTGTTTGGGATTACTGtgctcttaatttttgtttgagTGTTGTAGACATCGTGTTTATGTACATGGATTTGGTATCTGCACCAGCTAGGAAC contains the following coding sequences:
- the BACH1 gene encoding transcription regulator protein BACH1 isoform X1, with the protein product MSLSEKNSVVFAYESSVHSTNVLLSLDDQRKQDILCDVTILAEDQRFRAHRAVLAACSSYFLSRIVGQVDADLIITLPEEVTLKGFSPLLQFAYTGKLILNKDNVSEVCKCAEFLGVHNIEESCFQFLKFKFLDFKSDHLECPRKKCCTQRCRKANPKISNVDDGDLEIDDEAEELLEKEYIQTPDTKLCKDEENAKSSPAVQDNANLTCDPGHSERGSVSSLPSQCPKYRKFQKAFGNDKVHTSESSSNIKDIQVPPIAALLEKEVSDHDGMQKAQECIPLQLVSKCEETQVKMEEGEEGIEKKEDSRRDCVTQNVSSPVEKMDLAALPPNPAAPHGLNPVSFLHTCEQYGNFNFGNIQNNTVLAEKTLSGTGIGNDKMESKGDTPSNSDLCAREATNITTAGDRSSVEREVAEHLAQGFWSDIYSTEACQIHLPPAVPKERLEPVYSGKKSECPWLGIRISESPEPCSQRTFTTLNSVNCPFISNLSTEGCSNSSEISSGEYVQGQQQEQCPYNYVISLGEDSETDTEGDSESCSAREQECEVKLPFNAQRIISLSRNDFQSFLKMHKLTPEQVDCIHDIRRRSKNRIAAQRCRKRKLDCIQNLESEIEKLQNEKENLLKERNHILSTLGETKENLTGLCQQVFKEAALSHEQIQILAKYSSSDCPLSFLFLERDQTAASDSELAIPACIELADGLSGVTSTNEQSSCYQCVKSVCDATYDQAQDLHPVSGRPLEKTSLEEQCGQSSGITDFCQQMTDKCTTDE
- the BACH1 gene encoding transcription regulator protein BACH1 isoform X2 — its product is MSLSEKNSVVFAYESSVHSTNVLLSLDDQRKQDILCDVTILAEDQRFRAHRAVLAACSSYFLSRIVGQVDADLIITLPEEVTLKGFSPLLQFAYTDHLECPRKKCCTQRCRKANPKISNVDDGDLEIDDEAEELLEKEYIQTPDTKLCKDEENAKSSPAVQDNANLTCDPGHSERGSVSSLPSQCPKYRKFQKAFGNDKVHTSESSSNIKDIQVPPIAALLEKEVSDHDGMQKAQECIPLQLVSKCEETQVKMEEGEEGIEKKEDSRRDCVTQNVSSPVEKMDLAALPPNPAAPHGLNPVSFLHTCEQYGNFNFGNIQNNTVLAEKTLSGTGIGNDKMESKGDTPSNSDLCAREATNITTAGDRSSVEREVAEHLAQGFWSDIYSTEACQIHLPPAVPKERLEPVYSGKKSECPWLGIRISESPEPCSQRTFTTLNSVNCPFISNLSTEGCSNSSEISSGEYVQGQQQEQCPYNYVISLGEDSETDTEGDSESCSAREQECEVKLPFNAQRIISLSRNDFQSFLKMHKLTPEQVDCIHDIRRRSKNRIAAQRCRKRKLDCIQNLESEIEKLQNEKENLLKERNHILSTLGETKENLTGLCQQVFKEAALSHEQIQILAKYSSSDCPLSFLFLERDQTAASDSELAIPACIELADGLSGVTSTNEQSSCYQCVKSVCDATYDQAQDLHPVSGRPLEKTSLEEQCGQSSGITDFCQQMTDKCTTDE